The following coding sequences lie in one Methylotenera versatilis 301 genomic window:
- a CDS encoding RluA family pseudouridine synthase: protein MNNITPQNQQHSIDKLKNKVSELAAAFLTVDEASEGQRVDNFLTKTLKGVPKSHVYRILRSGEVRVNKKRIDADFRLTIGDVVRVPPIRATIVEHVETAVPAVSKFENTIIYEDDAILVIDKPAGFAVHGGSGVSRGVIEQMRLERPKAKFLELVHRLDRETSGVLMLAKKRSALVALHEAIRNNQTDKRYLMLVRGEWLEAKKRVVLDLQKYLLPNGERRVNVVTDVSKDKYNERQTSETMFKLLKNYSHPVLGKFSLLEAQLVTGRTHQLRVQLAHLGFQIVGDDKYGDFAVNKSLVKSGLKRMFLHSSVTKIRHPLTNDKLELVAPLPPELSKFLVKLES from the coding sequence ATGAACAATATAACACCACAAAATCAGCAGCATAGTATTGATAAGTTAAAGAATAAGGTAAGTGAATTAGCTGCAGCTTTTCTTACAGTTGATGAGGCAAGTGAAGGTCAGCGCGTTGATAATTTTTTGACCAAAACTCTCAAAGGCGTACCAAAAAGCCATGTCTATAGAATTTTGCGCAGTGGCGAAGTGCGCGTTAATAAAAAGCGCATCGATGCCGATTTTCGTTTAACCATCGGTGATGTGGTTAGAGTTCCACCAATAAGAGCAACGATTGTTGAGCATGTTGAGACAGCCGTACCTGCGGTTTCTAAATTTGAAAATACCATTATTTATGAAGATGACGCGATCTTAGTCATTGATAAGCCAGCTGGTTTTGCAGTGCACGGTGGCAGCGGGGTGAGTCGCGGTGTCATTGAGCAGATGCGTTTAGAGCGTCCGAAAGCCAAGTTCTTGGAGTTGGTGCACAGGTTAGACCGTGAAACTTCTGGCGTGTTGATGCTGGCTAAAAAACGTAGCGCGCTAGTTGCTTTGCATGAGGCGATTCGTAACAACCAAACAGATAAGCGCTATTTAATGCTGGTTCGCGGTGAATGGCTAGAGGCAAAAAAACGTGTGGTATTAGATTTGCAGAAATATTTATTACCCAATGGTGAGCGTCGTGTAAACGTAGTGACCGATGTTTCAAAAGACAAATATAATGAACGCCAAACTTCAGAAACGATGTTTAAGTTGTTGAAGAACTATAGTCATCCAGTGTTAGGTAAATTCAGCTTGCTTGAGGCGCAATTGGTGACAGGGCGCACCCATCAGTTGCGAGTTCAATTGGCGCATTTGGGATTTCAGATTGTGGGCGATGATAAATATGGCGATTTTGCGGTGAATAAGTCATTAGTGAAAAGTGGCTTAAAACGTATGTTTTTACATTCATCTGTCACAAAAATTCGCCATCCTTTGACAAACGATAAGCTTGAGTTAGTCGCGCCTTTGCCGCCTGAGTTGAGTAAGTTTTTAGTAAAATTAGAGTCTTAA
- a CDS encoding Rne/Rng family ribonuclease, which produces MKRMLFNATQSEELRVAIVDGQKLIDLDIEHAGKEQRKSNIYKGVITRIEPSLEAAFVDYGMDRHGFLPFKEVARSYYKEGADGKSRIQDALKEGQELIVQVDKDERGNKGAALTTFISLAGRYLVLMPNNPRGGGVSRRIEGEDRDELRDVLAQLEVPKGMSIIARTAGIGRNAEELQWDLNYLTQLWTAIDGASAMQAGAYLIYQEGSLVIRAIRDYFSSDIGEILIDTPDIHEQAVQFMNHVMPGNVNRVKLYQDEIPLFTRFQIEHQIESAFAREVRLPSGGAIVIDHTEALVSVDVNSGRATRGSDIEHTAFNTNIEAAEEVARQLRLRDLGGLVVIDFIDMESQRNQREVENALRDALHVDRARVQTGKISRFGLLELSRQRLRPSLGETNHIPCPRCSGTGHIRGIESTALHILRITQEDAMKENSAIIQVQLPVEVATFLLNEKRADIHKIEQRMGVEVVLIPNIHLETPNYNIVRIKHDDVNEETNRASYKLVEMPAETTFIPTAEETAKAVRPVAAVKGITPAAPAPIVAEKEAEVVAAPKLSFFAKIKNFFVSTPTAVEAPKTEAEKAEDTRRENNRNNRNRNNRNRNERNRGDRPEKDVNRANRPNENARPADAKPQEPRQQKPQQAKNEQARPDQNRNDKPRNNNQPANVTPEAAANNAPATNVTAEQTAERTGSRRNRNNRRGRRDRDDTVARDANRPFVPNEEMSANQPNVSAEVVVTDTNNTAEQTKPVEQAKPKAQAVTVSIENTASESTTPVVETKASEAPKANNKKPKAVKAPVVKAEATNEVAGEAAPAVATEAAPAKADNKRPARPRKPKTEAKPVDLAAAGLQLVETKADAPKAVTVEEVKPKAPRKAANWQKNATVDASAEPLVMVETQNK; this is translated from the coding sequence ATGAAACGCATGTTATTTAATGCAACGCAATCTGAAGAGTTACGCGTTGCGATTGTAGATGGTCAAAAACTTATCGATTTAGATATCGAACACGCTGGTAAAGAGCAACGTAAAAGCAATATTTACAAAGGTGTTATCACACGTATCGAACCATCATTAGAAGCGGCCTTTGTCGATTACGGTATGGATAGACACGGCTTTTTACCATTCAAAGAAGTAGCGCGCAGCTACTATAAAGAAGGCGCAGATGGCAAATCGCGCATTCAAGATGCATTAAAAGAAGGTCAAGAACTTATCGTTCAAGTTGATAAAGACGAGCGCGGCAACAAAGGTGCTGCGCTGACAACATTTATCTCGCTTGCTGGTCGTTACTTAGTGTTAATGCCAAACAACCCTCGTGGCGGTGGTGTTTCACGCCGCATCGAAGGTGAAGACCGTGACGAGCTACGTGATGTATTAGCTCAGTTAGAAGTACCAAAAGGCATGAGTATTATTGCTCGTACCGCTGGTATTGGTCGCAACGCTGAAGAATTGCAGTGGGATTTAAACTACCTTACGCAATTATGGACAGCCATTGATGGCGCGTCTGCCATGCAAGCGGGTGCTTATCTAATCTACCAAGAAGGCAGCTTAGTGATTCGCGCTATTCGCGATTACTTTAGCTCTGACATTGGTGAAATCTTGATTGATACACCGGACATTCACGAACAAGCTGTACAGTTCATGAACCACGTGATGCCAGGCAATGTGAATCGTGTAAAATTGTATCAAGATGAAATTCCACTGTTCACGCGTTTTCAAATTGAGCATCAAATTGAATCTGCTTTTGCACGTGAGGTGCGCTTGCCTTCAGGTGGCGCAATTGTGATCGACCACACGGAAGCTTTGGTTTCAGTGGACGTTAACTCAGGCCGCGCAACTCGCGGTAGTGATATTGAACATACTGCTTTCAACACCAATATTGAAGCGGCTGAAGAAGTGGCTCGTCAATTACGTTTACGCGACTTAGGTGGCTTGGTTGTGATTGACTTTATCGATATGGAAAGTCAGCGCAATCAGCGTGAAGTTGAAAACGCTTTACGTGATGCCTTACATGTTGACCGTGCACGCGTGCAGACAGGTAAAATTTCACGTTTTGGTTTATTAGAGTTATCACGTCAACGCTTACGTCCTAGCTTAGGTGAAACTAACCACATCCCTTGCCCACGTTGTAGCGGCACTGGTCATATCCGCGGTATTGAATCAACTGCATTGCACATTTTGCGTATTACGCAAGAAGATGCGATGAAAGAAAACAGCGCTATTATTCAGGTGCAATTACCTGTTGAAGTGGCTACATTCTTACTCAACGAAAAACGTGCTGACATTCACAAAATTGAACAACGCATGGGCGTAGAAGTAGTTTTGATTCCTAACATTCACCTTGAAACGCCTAACTACAATATCGTGCGTATCAAGCATGATGATGTGAATGAAGAAACGAATCGTGCAAGCTACAAACTAGTAGAAATGCCAGCTGAAACTACATTCATTCCAACTGCAGAAGAAACCGCCAAAGCGGTAAGACCAGTTGCTGCAGTGAAAGGCATTACGCCTGCAGCACCTGCGCCGATTGTAGCTGAAAAAGAAGCTGAAGTTGTTGCAGCGCCTAAACTGTCATTCTTTGCAAAAATTAAAAACTTCTTTGTTTCTACTCCTACAGCAGTAGAAGCACCTAAAACTGAAGCTGAAAAAGCAGAAGATACACGTCGCGAAAATAACCGAAACAACCGCAACCGTAACAATCGCAACCGTAACGAACGTAACCGTGGCGATCGTCCAGAGAAGGACGTGAATCGTGCTAATCGCCCGAACGAAAATGCGCGTCCTGCTGATGCTAAGCCACAAGAACCACGCCAACAAAAACCTCAACAAGCTAAAAACGAGCAAGCGCGTCCTGATCAGAACCGCAATGACAAACCACGCAATAATAATCAGCCTGCTAATGTTACGCCTGAAGCCGCTGCAAACAATGCACCAGCTACGAATGTAACAGCTGAGCAAACTGCTGAGCGCACTGGCAGCCGACGTAATCGCAACAACCGTCGTGGACGTCGTGACCGTGATGATACAGTGGCACGTGATGCAAATCGTCCGTTCGTTCCAAATGAGGAAATGAGTGCCAATCAGCCAAACGTAAGTGCTGAAGTGGTAGTCACGGATACAAACAATACTGCGGAACAAACCAAACCAGTAGAGCAAGCTAAACCAAAAGCGCAGGCAGTAACCGTTTCTATTGAAAACACAGCAAGCGAGAGTACTACACCAGTTGTAGAGACTAAAGCGAGCGAAGCGCCTAAAGCAAACAACAAGAAACCTAAAGCAGTTAAAGCACCAGTAGTGAAAGCTGAAGCTACTAACGAAGTAGCTGGCGAAGCTGCACCTGCTGTGGCGACAGAAGCTGCTCCAGCAAAAGCTGACAACAAGCGCCCTGCTCGCCCACGCAAACCAAAAACTGAAGCGAAACCAGTTGACTTAGCTGCGGCAGGTTTACAATTGGTAGAAACGAAAGCCGATGCACCAAAAGCAGTAACTGTTGAAGAAGTTAAGCCAAAGGCACCACGCAAAGCGGCAAATTGGCAGAAAAATGCTACAGTAGATGCAAGCGCAGAGCCTTTAGTAATGGTGGAAACACAAAATAAATAG
- the crcB gene encoding fluoride efflux transporter CrcB: MGFNGFLAVGTGAAIGAWMRWGLSVMLNTSFPALPLGTLVANLVGGYLIGLFMGVSVLSSTLAPEVRLFLVTGLLGGLTTFSTFSSEAVTMLTRGQYAWATTHILVHVLGSLAMTGLGLYTVQIIRS; this comes from the coding sequence ATGGGATTTAACGGATTTTTAGCGGTTGGTACTGGTGCTGCCATTGGTGCGTGGATGCGTTGGGGCTTAAGTGTGATGCTTAACACAAGTTTTCCAGCATTACCATTAGGCACCTTGGTGGCAAATTTGGTGGGAGGTTATCTTATTGGTTTATTCATGGGAGTTTCTGTACTTTCGTCAACATTAGCCCCAGAAGTTAGGCTTTTCTTGGTGACTGGCTTACTAGGAGGCCTAACAACTTTCTCTACTTTTTCTTCTGAAGCCGTGACTATGTTGACTAGGGGGCAATACGCTTGGGCGACAACGCATATATTAGTTCATGTGTTGGGTTCGTTAGCCATGACAGGTTTAGGTTTATACACTGTGCAAATCATACGCAGTTAG
- the glgA gene encoding glycogen synthase GlgA — translation MSLCRKYILRVLFVTSEVFPLIKTGGLADVSGSLPSALQNLSVDVRILVPGYPSVLKQLDDLHHLATLKNLPVIENAELMMGTILDTDIKVMVIKAAGLYEREGGPYVDATGQEWLDNPVRFGILSKAAAVISGPNSPIPEWRPDIVHCNDWQTGLTPAYMKLVEHTSAKSIISLHNMAFQGCYAPGWLTTLALPHGNFAVEGFEYHGQLSFLKAGIFYADAITTVSPSYAKEIQTAEFGFGLEGLLSKRSNELKGILNGIETDEWNPETDFHLAKNYSASKLAGKKEVKNALQQRLGLQIDANAPLLGVVSRLTHQKGLDMLVPIVQKLVDSGCQLALLGSGESSLENAFRHLANDNPNKVSVTIGYNEQLSHQIMAGADMFIMPSRFEPCGLNQLYGLAYGTPPIVNATGGLADSVVDTNIITFKNKTANGFVMSEASPASLLSCIKQALNVFNNDTKAWQQIQKNGMQQNLSWDKSALEYLAEYKKLLGIE, via the coding sequence ATGTCATTATGCAGAAAGTATATTTTGCGCGTTTTATTCGTCACATCTGAAGTATTCCCTCTAATAAAAACTGGCGGCTTAGCCGATGTAAGCGGCTCACTACCTTCCGCGCTGCAGAATCTAAGTGTTGATGTACGCATTTTGGTGCCAGGCTATCCCTCAGTCTTAAAGCAGCTGGACGACTTACATCACCTCGCTACACTGAAAAATTTACCCGTCATCGAAAATGCTGAACTCATGATGGGAACAATTCTAGACACTGACATCAAAGTGATGGTGATAAAAGCGGCAGGATTATATGAACGCGAAGGCGGTCCTTATGTAGATGCGACTGGACAGGAGTGGTTAGATAACCCCGTACGCTTTGGCATATTATCAAAAGCAGCTGCGGTGATTAGCGGGCCAAACAGTCCCATTCCTGAATGGCGACCTGACATTGTGCATTGCAACGACTGGCAAACAGGCTTAACACCAGCCTACATGAAGCTGGTAGAGCATACTTCTGCGAAGTCCATCATCAGCCTACACAATATGGCATTTCAAGGCTGCTACGCGCCAGGCTGGCTAACTACGTTAGCTTTACCTCATGGTAATTTTGCAGTGGAAGGCTTTGAATATCATGGTCAGTTATCTTTCTTAAAAGCAGGTATCTTTTATGCGGATGCTATTACAACAGTTAGCCCAAGCTATGCAAAAGAAATTCAGACAGCAGAGTTCGGCTTCGGCTTGGAAGGCTTACTCAGCAAGCGCAGCAATGAGCTGAAAGGTATTCTGAACGGCATTGAAACTGATGAGTGGAACCCAGAAACAGATTTTCATCTCGCCAAAAATTATAGCGCAAGTAAATTAGCGGGTAAAAAAGAGGTTAAAAATGCGTTGCAGCAAAGACTTGGGCTTCAAATTGATGCAAATGCACCATTATTAGGCGTAGTCAGTCGCCTAACACATCAAAAAGGCTTGGATATGCTAGTGCCTATCGTGCAGAAATTGGTGGACTCTGGTTGCCAATTAGCCTTATTGGGGAGCGGTGAAAGCTCGCTTGAAAACGCCTTCCGCCACCTCGCTAATGACAACCCCAATAAAGTCAGCGTCACTATTGGTTATAACGAGCAGTTATCACACCAAATCATGGCTGGGGCTGATATGTTCATCATGCCATCACGCTTTGAACCTTGCGGGCTAAATCAGCTGTACGGGCTGGCATATGGCACGCCGCCTATCGTTAACGCGACTGGTGGGTTGGCGGATTCAGTGGTTGATACGAATATCATCACGTTTAAAAACAAAACGGCGAATGGTTTTGTGATGAGTGAAGCAAGCCCTGCTAGCTTGCTAAGCTGTATTAAACAAGCCTTAAATGTATTCAATAACGATACAAAAGCTTGGCAACAAATCCAAAAAAACGGCATGCAACAGAATTTAAGCTGGGATAAAAGCGCTTTAGAATATTTGGCTGAATATAAAAAATTGCTTGGAATTGAATAA
- the orn gene encoding oligoribonuclease: protein MEIMMAESTSSTNQNNLIWLDMEMSGLLPDSDRILELAAVVTDADLNVLGESPVFVIHQSDAVLDGMDAWNKGAHGRSGLIEKVKASTLDESEATLQMIAFLKQFVPANKSPMCGNSICQDRRFMARYMPDLESYFHYRNLDVSVFKELARRWKPEIYSGFKKASKHEALADIYESIDELKYYREHFIVK from the coding sequence ATGGAAATCATGATGGCCGAATCAACCAGCAGTACTAATCAGAATAATTTAATTTGGCTTGATATGGAAATGAGTGGCTTATTGCCAGATTCAGACCGTATTTTAGAACTCGCTGCAGTTGTTACCGATGCAGACTTGAACGTATTAGGCGAGTCGCCAGTGTTTGTAATTCATCAAAGTGATGCAGTTTTAGACGGTATGGATGCATGGAACAAAGGCGCACATGGTCGTTCTGGTTTAATTGAAAAGGTGAAAGCTTCTACTTTAGATGAGTCTGAAGCCACCTTGCAAATGATCGCGTTTTTAAAGCAGTTCGTACCAGCTAATAAGTCACCTATGTGTGGCAACTCAATCTGTCAGGATAGGCGCTTTATGGCGCGCTATATGCCAGATTTGGAGAGCTATTTTCACTACCGTAATTTGGACGTCAGTGTATTTAAAGAACTCGCACGCCGTTGGAAGCCAGAAATCTACTCAGGATTTAAAAAAGCCAGCAAGCACGAAGCGTTGGCAGACATTTATGAGTCTATCGATGAACTAAAATATTATCGTGAGCACTTTATCGTTAAGTAG
- a CDS encoding M48 family metallopeptidase has translation MPFAPTSILTYIFVSLLVATTLVRIWLARRQIAHVQANRNQVPVAFKDSIALDAHQKAADYSTAKTKLVITETVVQALLLAALTLGGGLQWIDDIWRNMLPSQEIIRGALVICSAMLVSSVIDLPFEYYKTFAVDEKFGFNKMTPTMFFSDLIKHSLVGLALGAPILFAALWLMQGAGQYWWLYLWVIWSVFNLVMLAVYPTYIAPLFNKFSPLKDENLKQRIEALLTKCGFKSQGLFVMDGSSRSSHGNAYFTGFGASKRVVFFDTLLERLNVDEIEAVLAHELGHFKHHHVIKRIVMLFSISFLGLALLGWLINQPWFYTGLGVTQISNYMALILFLLVSPIFLFLLRPMMASYSRKNEFEADDYAANHASAKDLVKALVKLYRDNASTLTPDPLHSAFYDSHPPASIRISKLAAYTS, from the coding sequence ATGCCTTTTGCACCAACATCTATTCTTACCTACATTTTTGTTAGCTTACTCGTTGCTACGACTCTAGTTCGCATCTGGCTTGCGCGCAGACAAATCGCCCACGTACAAGCCAATCGCAATCAAGTGCCAGTAGCCTTTAAAGATAGTATCGCTTTGGATGCACATCAAAAAGCCGCTGATTACTCCACAGCTAAAACAAAATTAGTGATTACTGAAACCGTGGTGCAAGCTTTGTTGCTAGCAGCACTAACCCTTGGCGGTGGTTTACAATGGATCGATGACATTTGGCGCAACATGCTTCCATCGCAAGAGATTATTCGTGGTGCCTTGGTCATTTGTAGCGCCATGTTGGTCAGCAGTGTTATTGATCTGCCTTTTGAATATTACAAAACATTTGCTGTCGATGAAAAGTTCGGCTTTAACAAGATGACGCCTACCATGTTTTTTAGCGACCTTATTAAACATAGCTTGGTTGGTCTCGCACTAGGCGCACCTATTCTATTTGCTGCTTTGTGGCTCATGCAAGGTGCTGGTCAGTACTGGTGGTTATACCTATGGGTGATCTGGAGTGTGTTTAATCTTGTGATGTTGGCGGTATACCCAACATATATTGCACCATTATTTAACAAATTCTCCCCATTAAAAGATGAAAATCTAAAACAGCGCATAGAAGCCTTACTCACAAAATGTGGCTTTAAATCACAGGGCTTATTTGTGATGGATGGTTCATCACGCAGCAGTCATGGCAACGCCTATTTTACTGGCTTCGGCGCATCAAAACGCGTTGTATTTTTTGACACTTTACTCGAAAGATTAAATGTAGACGAAATCGAAGCGGTACTTGCACATGAGCTAGGTCACTTTAAGCACCATCACGTGATTAAGCGCATTGTGATGCTATTTTCTATAAGCTTTTTAGGTTTGGCTTTATTAGGTTGGTTGATCAATCAACCATGGTTCTACACAGGCTTAGGCGTAACGCAAATTAGTAATTACATGGCTTTAATTCTATTTTTGTTGGTATCGCCCATATTCTTATTTTTACTACGCCCGATGATGGCTAGCTACTCACGTAAAAACGAGTTTGAGGCCGATGACTACGCCGCCAATCACGCTAGCGCTAAAGACTTAGTTAAAGCATTAGTTAAACTTTATCGTGATAACGCCTCTACGCTCACGCCAGATCCATTACATTCAGCTTTTTATGACTCTCATCCACCAGCTAGCATTAGAATTTCTAAATTAGCAGCGTATACTAGCTGA
- a CDS encoding c-type cytochrome — MKSLLIGSLILLSGIASAEPFASADANAGKALVAKNCVSCHAESFGSDGSSIYTREFRKVKTSKGLVAQVRNCNTMIGLKWFEDEELNVAKYLNQTYYKFTE, encoded by the coding sequence ATGAAATCGCTATTAATAGGCAGTTTGATATTACTAAGTGGCATTGCATCTGCCGAACCATTTGCATCAGCAGATGCTAACGCGGGCAAGGCGCTGGTCGCAAAGAACTGTGTCAGTTGCCATGCCGAAAGCTTCGGCAGTGATGGCTCAAGCATTTACACGCGTGAATTTCGCAAAGTAAAAACATCTAAAGGCTTAGTTGCACAAGTACGTAACTGCAACACCATGATTGGCCTCAAATGGTTTGAAGACGAAGAGCTCAATGTCGCCAAATACCTCAACCAAACCTATTATAAATTTACTGAATAA
- the rsgA gene encoding ribosome small subunit-dependent GTPase A: MIGTVVAAYGKRFQVELIDKKRISCVTRGKKTDLACGDVVTIKFTDKHEGVVESTLPRKTLLYRSNAFKSKMLAANVTQIIIVLATQPSFYEALLNRCLIAAEAANITALIVLNKCDLADNDDAKQKLKLYTDLGYRVLSLSAKEDISTLRPYLQNEASILVGQSGMGKSTIINALLPNEDVRTREVSHVLDSGKHTTTAAHLYHLDEHSQLIDSPGLQEFGLHHLSTDELEHAFIEFRPYLGKCRFNNCKHLQEPDCAITSAVDHHKIAPERLAIYKMLRLEIQQQSSL; the protein is encoded by the coding sequence ATGATAGGCACCGTCGTCGCTGCCTATGGCAAACGGTTTCAAGTTGAGTTAATCGACAAAAAGCGCATCAGCTGTGTGACGCGCGGAAAAAAAACAGATTTAGCCTGTGGAGACGTTGTCACCATAAAATTCACAGACAAACACGAAGGTGTTGTTGAATCAACCTTGCCACGCAAGACCTTGCTATATCGTAGTAATGCCTTCAAAAGTAAAATGTTAGCGGCAAATGTCACACAGATTATTATTGTACTTGCCACACAACCAAGCTTTTACGAAGCTTTACTCAATCGTTGCCTGATTGCTGCGGAAGCCGCTAATATTACAGCGCTGATTGTTTTGAATAAATGTGACTTAGCTGACAATGACGATGCCAAGCAGAAACTAAAGCTTTACACGGATTTAGGCTATCGCGTGCTTTCTCTGTCTGCAAAAGAAGATATTTCAACACTAAGGCCCTATTTGCAGAATGAAGCAAGTATTTTAGTTGGCCAGTCTGGCATGGGAAAATCTACCATCATTAATGCGCTTCTGCCCAATGAAGATGTGCGCACTCGCGAAGTCAGTCATGTATTAGATAGCGGCAAACACACCACAACTGCCGCACACTTATACCACCTTGATGAGCATAGCCAATTAATTGATTCGCCAGGCTTGCAAGAGTTTGGACTGCATCATCTTAGTACAGATGAACTTGAGCACGCTTTCATAGAATTCAGGCCATATCTAGGTAAATGCAGATTTAATAATTGTAAGCATTTACAAGAGCCAGACTGTGCAATTACATCGGCAGTAGATCATCATAAAATAGCCCCTGAAAGACTTGCTATTTATAAAATGCTGCGTTTAGAAATCCAACAGCAATCATCATTGTAA
- a CDS encoding HD-GYP domain-containing protein: MTDIRREKTQVSLLEIGMFVCELDRPWLGTPFMLEGLLIEDDEQITTIASLCEFVYIDRTVSVGRHFTAAAKEQVSIKHDGSVNRLTIDVNTGKRTSNSINKSTKLGAPNAKFSFLDILKEIHSGNQAALSGETNPTNSDAVFKVQYISDNKIVEINDDKVTENTTLATQIKTDFSNFITGLTSWGGKQKKLKSSIDKNAVKADLAKNEVRHDGYKITIFDEAPPVEDEIAAIYPIYEKSQLATKEMFEALALDHEIDLSKIHEALDGMVESIERNPDALLWLAKLKQTDNYSYNHAMSVSITLMALANFMSLPKKQVKDLGLAGLLQDIGKAKIPTELLHKHDKITHDEFEILKKHVEHALALLEATENISSTVILTVSQHHERIDGSGYPYKLSGNQISLTGQMAGLIDTYCALTTNKVYAKGVYNQIALEEIHSLRGFKFNGVLIDQLVQFLGMYPVSSLVDLNSGEVGVVIQQNSVRRLLPRVMILLNPDKTRNEFPAIINLINSPLTPSGEPYKIVRGLPPDSYGLSANNYYA; this comes from the coding sequence ATGACTGACATTCGCCGCGAAAAAACCCAAGTATCCTTATTAGAAATTGGGATGTTTGTATGTGAGCTGGACAGGCCATGGCTGGGTACGCCTTTTATGCTTGAAGGCCTGCTTATTGAAGATGATGAGCAAATTACTACAATTGCATCTTTATGTGAATTTGTCTATATAGATCGAACCGTATCAGTTGGTCGCCACTTCACTGCAGCTGCCAAAGAACAAGTGTCCATCAAGCACGATGGTTCTGTTAATCGACTAACCATAGACGTTAACACTGGCAAACGAACTAGCAACTCCATCAATAAATCTACAAAGCTTGGTGCACCCAATGCTAAGTTCTCATTCCTCGATATCCTTAAAGAAATACACTCTGGAAATCAAGCCGCTTTATCTGGTGAAACAAACCCCACCAATTCTGATGCCGTATTTAAAGTACAGTATATTAGCGACAATAAAATTGTTGAAATCAATGATGATAAAGTTACTGAAAATACAACGCTAGCCACACAGATTAAAACTGATTTTTCTAACTTCATTACTGGGCTTACTAGCTGGGGTGGCAAGCAGAAAAAGCTCAAATCCAGTATTGATAAAAATGCTGTAAAGGCAGATTTAGCAAAAAATGAAGTTCGTCACGATGGTTACAAAATCACTATTTTTGACGAAGCTCCGCCAGTAGAAGATGAAATAGCGGCCATTTACCCAATCTATGAAAAATCACAACTCGCAACAAAAGAGATGTTTGAAGCGCTAGCGCTTGACCATGAAATTGATTTATCTAAAATTCATGAAGCTTTAGATGGCATGGTGGAGAGCATAGAGCGTAACCCTGATGCGCTACTGTGGTTAGCTAAGCTAAAGCAAACCGATAACTATTCATATAACCACGCAATGAGCGTTTCAATTACGTTAATGGCATTGGCAAACTTTATGTCCTTACCTAAAAAGCAAGTAAAAGATTTAGGCTTAGCAGGATTACTGCAAGACATAGGCAAAGCAAAAATACCTACAGAACTATTGCATAAGCACGACAAAATTACGCATGATGAATTTGAAATTCTGAAAAAACATGTTGAACATGCACTTGCTTTATTAGAAGCTACAGAAAATATTTCCAGCACGGTGATACTAACCGTTTCACAGCATCATGAACGCATAGATGGTAGTGGCTACCCTTACAAACTATCAGGTAATCAGATTAGTTTAACCGGTCAAATGGCTGGACTAATAGACACTTATTGCGCACTAACCACGAACAAAGTGTATGCAAAAGGCGTTTACAACCAAATCGCTTTAGAAGAAATTCACTCTTTGCGTGGCTTTAAATTTAACGGTGTATTAATTGACCAGCTAGTACAGTTTCTAGGCATGTACCCGGTAAGCTCACTAGTAGATCTCAACTCAGGTGAAGTTGGCGTCGTGATTCAACAAAACAGCGTGCGGCGCTTATTACCTAGGGTCATGATATTACTTAATCCCGACAAAACTAGAAATGAATTTCCTGCGATTATTAATTTAATCAACTCACCACTTACGCCATCAGGCGAGCCTTATAAAATTGTAAGGGGATTGCCACCAGACAGTTATGGTTTAAGTGCTAACAATTATTATGCCTAA